A section of the Triticum dicoccoides isolate Atlit2015 ecotype Zavitan chromosome 7A, WEW_v2.0, whole genome shotgun sequence genome encodes:
- the LOC119330647 gene encoding diacylglycerol O-acyltransferase 1-2-like isoform X1, with protein MSKGNPDPPPPRQLPPFPRRAAHRNPKPRPEPSGTSPPVPPMAPPPSVAAAHDRDDPSRRLRRAPAADGVHGEAEPQEQPQRQHEMPCYRASAPAHRRVKESPLSSDAIFRQSHAGLLNLCIVVLIAVNSRLIIENLMKYGLLIRAGFWFSARSLGDWPLLMCCLTLPIFPLAALMTEKWAQRKLIRDHVSILLHIIITTTVLIYPVVVILKCESAVLSGFVLMFIASITWLKLVSFAHTNYDIRVLSQSIEKGATHGSSIDEENIKGPTINSVVYFMLAPTLCYQPSYPRTAFTRKGWVTRQLIKCVVFTGLMGFIIEQYINPIVQNSKHPLKGNFLDAIERVLKLSVPTLYVWLCMFYSFFHLWLNILAELLRFGDREFYKDWWNAKTVEEYWRMWNMPVHKWIVRHIYFPCIRNGLSKGCAILIAFLVSAVFHELCIAVPCHIFKLWAFSGIMFQIPLLFLTKYLQEKFKNTMVGNMIFWFFFSIVGQPMCVLLYYHDVMNRQAQTNG; from the exons ATGTCAAAAGGGAACCCAGACCCGCCACCTCCCCGGCAGCTTCCTCCCTTCCCACGGCGGGCCGCCCACCGAAACCCAAAACCCCGCCCCGAACCTTCCGGAACCTCCCCTCCAGTTCCACCCATGGCCCCGCCCCCGTCCGTGGCCGCTGCCCACGATCGCGACGACCcctcccgccgcctccgccgcgcccctGCCGCCGACGGCGTCCACGGAGAGGCGGAGCCGCAGGAGCAGCCGCAGCGGCAGCACGAGATGCCCTGCTACCGGGCGTCGGCGCCCGCCCACCGCCGGGTCAAGGAGAGCCCGCTTAGCTCCGACGCCATCTTCCGACAG AGCCATGCAGGTCTTCTGAATCTATGCATTGTTGTGCTGATTGCAGTGAACAGCAGGCTCATTATCGAGAACTTAATGAAG TATGGCCTATTAATAAGAGCTGGGTTTTGGTTTAGTGCAAGATCGCTGGGAGATTGGCCACTTCTGATGTGCTG CCTCACTTTACCCATTTTCCCACTTGCTGCACTCATGACCGAGAAGTGGGCTCAAAGAAAGCTCATCCGTGATCAT GTGTCTATTCTTCTCCATATAATTATTACAACCACTGTCCTTATCTATCCGGTTGTTGTGATTCTTAA GTGTGAATCAGCAGTATTATCTGGATTTGTGTTAATGTTCATTGCAAGCATTACTTGGTTGAAGCTTGTCTCTTTTGCTCATACAAATTATGATATAAGGGTGTTGTCCCAAAGTATTGAAAAG GGTGCTACACATGGCAGTTCTATCGATGAGGAAAACATTAAAGGCCCAACTATCAACAGTGTTGTGTATTTCATGTTGGCCCCAACACTTTGTTACCAG CCAAGTTATCCCCGGACAGCATTTACTAGGAAAGGCTGGGTCACTCGGCAGCTTATAAAATGCGTAGTTTTTACAGGCTTGATGGGCTTCATAATTGAGCAA TACATTAATCCAATTGTGCAGAATTCCAAGCATCCATTAAAAGGAAATTTCTTGGATGCTATTGAGAGAGTCTTGAAACTGTCAGTGCCAACATTATATGTATGGCTTTGTATGTTCTATTCCTTTTTCCATCTGTG GTTGAATATTCTTGCCGAACTCCTCCGTTTTGGTGATCGTGAATTCTACAAGGACTGGTGGAATGCCAAAACAGTTGAAGAG TACTGGAGAATGTGGAATATG CCTGTTCATAAGTGGATCGTTCGCCATATATATTTTCCATGCATAAGGAATGGCTTGTCAAAG GGTTGTGCCATTCTCATCGCATTTCTGGTTTCAGCTGTATTTCATGAG CTATGTATTGCTGTTCCATGCCACATTTTCAAATTATGGGCGTTTTCTGGAATCATGTTTCAG ATTCCCCTGCTATTCTTGACGAAATATCTTCAAGAAAAGTTCAAGAACACAATG GTGGGCAACATGATATTTTGGTTCTTCTTCAGCATAGTTGGGCAGCCAATGTGTGTTCTCTTGTACTACCATGATGTCATGAACAGACAGGCTCAGACAAATGGCTAG
- the LOC119330647 gene encoding diacylglycerol O-acyltransferase 1-2-like isoform X2, translated as MKYGLLIRAGFWFSARSLGDWPLLMCCLTLPIFPLAALMTEKWAQRKLIRDHVSILLHIIITTTVLIYPVVVILKCESAVLSGFVLMFIASITWLKLVSFAHTNYDIRVLSQSIEKGATHGSSIDEENIKGPTINSVVYFMLAPTLCYQPSYPRTAFTRKGWVTRQLIKCVVFTGLMGFIIEQYINPIVQNSKHPLKGNFLDAIERVLKLSVPTLYVWLCMFYSFFHLWLNILAELLRFGDREFYKDWWNAKTVEEYWRMWNMPVHKWIVRHIYFPCIRNGLSKGCAILIAFLVSAVFHELCIAVPCHIFKLWAFSGIMFQIPLLFLTKYLQEKFKNTMVGNMIFWFFFSIVGQPMCVLLYYHDVMNRQAQTNG; from the exons ATGAAG TATGGCCTATTAATAAGAGCTGGGTTTTGGTTTAGTGCAAGATCGCTGGGAGATTGGCCACTTCTGATGTGCTG CCTCACTTTACCCATTTTCCCACTTGCTGCACTCATGACCGAGAAGTGGGCTCAAAGAAAGCTCATCCGTGATCAT GTGTCTATTCTTCTCCATATAATTATTACAACCACTGTCCTTATCTATCCGGTTGTTGTGATTCTTAA GTGTGAATCAGCAGTATTATCTGGATTTGTGTTAATGTTCATTGCAAGCATTACTTGGTTGAAGCTTGTCTCTTTTGCTCATACAAATTATGATATAAGGGTGTTGTCCCAAAGTATTGAAAAG GGTGCTACACATGGCAGTTCTATCGATGAGGAAAACATTAAAGGCCCAACTATCAACAGTGTTGTGTATTTCATGTTGGCCCCAACACTTTGTTACCAG CCAAGTTATCCCCGGACAGCATTTACTAGGAAAGGCTGGGTCACTCGGCAGCTTATAAAATGCGTAGTTTTTACAGGCTTGATGGGCTTCATAATTGAGCAA TACATTAATCCAATTGTGCAGAATTCCAAGCATCCATTAAAAGGAAATTTCTTGGATGCTATTGAGAGAGTCTTGAAACTGTCAGTGCCAACATTATATGTATGGCTTTGTATGTTCTATTCCTTTTTCCATCTGTG GTTGAATATTCTTGCCGAACTCCTCCGTTTTGGTGATCGTGAATTCTACAAGGACTGGTGGAATGCCAAAACAGTTGAAGAG TACTGGAGAATGTGGAATATG CCTGTTCATAAGTGGATCGTTCGCCATATATATTTTCCATGCATAAGGAATGGCTTGTCAAAG GGTTGTGCCATTCTCATCGCATTTCTGGTTTCAGCTGTATTTCATGAG CTATGTATTGCTGTTCCATGCCACATTTTCAAATTATGGGCGTTTTCTGGAATCATGTTTCAG ATTCCCCTGCTATTCTTGACGAAATATCTTCAAGAAAAGTTCAAGAACACAATG GTGGGCAACATGATATTTTGGTTCTTCTTCAGCATAGTTGGGCAGCCAATGTGTGTTCTCTTGTACTACCATGATGTCATGAACAGACAGGCTCAGACAAATGGCTAG